Within Actinosynnema pretiosum, the genomic segment GTCAGCAGGGCCCGCGCGAGCGTGCGGGCGGGGCTGACGTGCCACCCGGCGGACGAGCGCGTGGTCACCAGCGGCACCCCCTCGGCGAGCAGCCGGTCGAACAGCCGCGCCAGGACGTCCGGGGTCCCGTGCGGGGCGTGCGGCGGGGTGAGCAGGGCGGCCAGGTCGTTCGCGCACAGCGGCCGGGCCGGGGTGTCCGGCACGTAGCAGGCGCCCTCGCGGGTGAACCGGCCGCTCAAGCCCCCGGTCGTCAGGGTCAGCGCCCGCACCACCGCTCGGGCGCCCTCGGTGGTCTCGGCCACGTCGACCTCGACGTCCCGCACGCCCACCACGCCCGGCACCGGCCCCGCCAGGTCCACCAGCGCGGGCCCGGCCGCCTGGACGGCCGCCATCTCGTCCGGCGGCAGGAGCGCGATCACGGTCGTCAGGTCGCCCGCCAGCAGCGCCCCGGTGAACCGCCGCACGGCCGCTCCCGGCGAGCTCTCGGCGCTCGGCTCGATCCCCCGCCGCGGCCAGTCCAGCCCGTTGCCCCTGAGCGCGGCGTGCACGGCGGTGTGCAGCACGCTCGCGTACCACCGGCCGCCGACCTCGACGGTGGCGATCTCCACCGCCCCGGCGCCGCGCGCGCCGAAGTCGACCGTCCAGTCCCGGCCCCCAGGCGACGGCACGGCGCCCAGCGCGCTCGCGAGCCGCCCGGTCACCACGTCCCCGGTGGCGCTCGACGCCGTCAACCACCCGCCGACCACGCCGGTGACGGCCAGCCGCTCGGTGATCCGCCTGGTCCCGCCCACCACGACGCCCGCGCCGCGCACCGAGGGCGGCGCGCCGACCAGCCCCACCCGGCTCCCCTCGGCGACGAGCGCGCGCCCGTGGTCGGCGACCACGGCGGCCTCCGCGGGCGCCATCGCGGCCCACGCGGCGCCCAGGTCGTTCCGGGCGAGCGCCCCGAGGAAGCCCGCCACCACCTCGCCGGGCCCGTCACCACCCGGCGCGGACGTGCCGGACCGCCCCGCCTGCCCCACGAGCAAGGCCCCCGCCAGCACCCCCGCCACCAGCGCGACCACCCCGGCGACCCGACCGCCCGAACCCCACCGCCCCACCGCCACCACCTGCCCCTGTCACGGGCGATTATGTACGCCCACCCGGCTCCCGGCCCCGGTGCGCGACGTGACACGGTGGTGTGGTGACGCCCCAGGAAGCGATGGCCGCCGCCCGCCGGATCACGGTGCTGACCGGGGCCGGGGTCTCCACCGAGTCGGGCATCCCGGACTTCCGGGGGCCGCACGGCTCGCTCAGCGGCGTCACCGAGGCGGGGCGGTCCTCCACGCCCGACGAGTACCTGAACGACCCCGAGGTGCGGCGGCGGGTGTGGCGTGCCCGGCTGCACCACCCCGTGTGGACCGCCGAGCCCAACCCCGCGCACCGGGCGCTCGTGGAGCTCCAGCGCGCCGGGCGGCTGCGGGCGCTGCTCACGCAGAACGTCGACGGGCTGCACCAGCGGGCCGGGACGCGGGGGGTGGTCGAGCTGCACGGGTCGCTGCTGCGCACGGCGTGCACCGACTGCGGGTCTCCGGGGGACATGCGGGAGGCGCTGGAGCGGGTGCGGGACGGGGAGGACGACCCGGACTGCCCGGCCTGCGGCGGGGTGCTGCGGGCCACGACGGTCGCGTTCGGGCAGCCGCTGGACCCGGACGTGCTGCGGGCGGCGCGGGCGGCCGTGGTCGACTGCGACCTGCTGCTGGTCGCGGGCACGTCGCTGGTGGTCAGCCCGGCCTCGGACCTGGTGCCGCTGGCGGCTCGCGCGGGGGCCGCCGTGCTGATCTGCAACGGGGAGCCGACGCCGTGCGACCCGCTGGCGGGCGCGCTCGACCGGCGGCCGGTCGGGGTCTCGCTGCCCGAGCTGGTGGCCGTCCCGGTGACCGGGGAGGGGCCGGTGCGCACCTGGGGCGACCCGAGCACCTGGTGAGCGGTCCGCCCACCCCGGCCAAACCCCACCAACGGGTGAGCTGACCGGCGCGGGGGCCGGGGGTCTGGTCTTCTGCCCGTGTGCGCAACCCCTCCTCCTGGCAGTCACCGGTCAACCTCAGGTCGCCCGTCGTCGTCCCCGGTTCCAGCGGGTCGCTCGACCTGCGGTGGGAGGAGGGGAGCCAGCGGTTCGACGTCGTCGCCGAGGTGCACGGGCAGCGGTTCCGGCCCGTCGTCGCGCAGGAGGCCGTGCTCGGCGGCGAGGTGTACCGGCTCGCCAACGTGCACTTCCACCGGCCCGGCGAGCACTGGGTCGACGGCCAGCCGCAGCAGGCCGAGCTGCACGCGGTGCACGTGCGGGCCGAGCGGGCCCTCCAGGTCCTGATCGTCTCTGTGCTGCTGCGGTACGAGGCCGACGGCGAGGGCGGCGCGCCCACCTCGTTCGACCTCGGCGCGCTCCTGCCCGCGCGGCGCTCCTTCTACCGGTACGAGGGCTCGCTGAGCACGCCCGACCACAGCGAGAACGTCAGCCACGCGGTGTTCGCCGACCCCGTGCAGGTCGCCGACCAGCACCTCGCCCGGTTCATCGCGGGCCGCGCTGACCGGGCCCGGCCGCCCCAGGACCTCGGGCGGCGGTACCTGCTGCTGTGCGAGTGACGGGCCTCGCGGGCGGGGCGGCACTGAACCGATCCGCCGCCAACTGAGACGCATCGTCCCTGGTCAGCGTCCCGGCGGCAGAATAACGTCGGTGGATGCGCGTACCGCTGACCGTCGCAGACTTCCTGGAGCGGGCCGAGGTCGCCTTCGCCTCCACCACCGCCGCCGTTGACGAGCCGCACCAGCCCGCGCCACCCGTCCCCACCACCACCTACGCCGGGTTCGCCGACCGGGTCCGCGCCTGGCAGGCCGGGTTCGACGCCCTGGGCATCGGCGTCGGCGAGCGGATCGCGGTGGTCAGCCCCAACTCGGCGCGGGTGCTCGAACTCCTGCACGCCGTGCCCGGCAGCGGGCGCGTCTGCGTGCCCGTGAACTACCGGCTGCGGCCCGCCGAGGTCGCCTACATCGTCGAGCACAGCGGGGCCACCGCCCTGCTCGTCGACCCCGAGCTCGAACTCGGCGGCGTCCGCGCCCCGCACCGCTTCACCCTCGGCGCGCACACCGAGGAGGAGCTGATGCTCTTCGGCGTCGCCCCGCGCCCGTGGCGCGACCCCGACGAGGACGCCACCGCCACCGTCAACTACACCTCCGGCACCACCGCCCGCCCCAAGGGCGTGCGGCTCACCCACCGCAACCTGTGGATCAACGCCGTCACCTTCGCCCTGCACACCCGCGCCTGGGAGCGGGACGTCTACCTGCACGTCCTGCCGATGTTCCACTGCAACGGCTGGGGGATGCCCTACGGGTTAGCCGGGCTGGGCGTGCCGCAGGTCGTGCTGCGCAAGGTCGACGGCGACGAGATCCTGCGCCGCGTCCGCGACCACGGCGTCACCCTCGTCTGCGGCGCGCCCGCCGTGTGGAGCGCGGTGCTCGACGCCGCCGCGCGCTGGGACGGCGAGGTCCCCGGACGCGGCCGGGTGCGCGTGGTGTGCGCGGGCGCCCCGCCGCCCAGCCGCGTCATCGCCCGGATCACCGCCGAGCTGGGCTGGGAGTTCCTGCAGATCTACGGCCTGACCGAGACCGCCCCGCTGCTCACGTTCAACCGCACCCGCCCCGAGGACGACGGGCTGACCGACGAGGAGCGCGCCCGCAAGCTCTCCCGCGCGGGCGCCCCCGCGCTCGGCGCCCGCCTGCGGATCTCCGACACCGGCGAGGTGCTGGCCCGCTCGAACGTGGTCATGGACTGCTACTGGGACAACCCCGGCGCCAGCGCGGAGGCCCTCGACGGCGGCTGGTTCCACACCGGCGACGGCGGGCACGTCGACGACGACGGGCACCTGGTCATCTCCGACCGCAAGAAGGACGTGATCATCACGGGCGGGGAGAACGTGTCGTCGGTGGAGGTGGAGGACGTGCTGTTCGACCACCCGGCGGTCGCCGAGGTCGCCGTCATCGGCGTCCCGCACGAGAGGTGGGGCGAGACGGTCAAGGCGCTCGTCGTGCTCGCCGACGGCGCCTCCGCCACCGGGGCCGAGCTGATCGCGCACTGCAAGGCGCGGCTGGCCGGGTACAAGGCCCCGACGTCGGTGGAGATCCGGGACGCGATCCCGCGCACCGCCACCGGGAAGGTGCAGAAGTTCAAGCTCCGCTCGCCCTACTGGGACGGGCTCAACCGCGAGGTCAACTGATCGTGCGCGTCAGCCACCCGTGTGGTTGAAGTTGCCCCTGTGGCGCTGAAGGCCCCGGTGGAGCGGTGGCACAGTCTCCGTCGAGGTGTTGCGCCGTTCGGCGCAACGGGTCGACGCGGCGGAGGCGGGTGCGGTGGGTCGGTGGACGGGTTCCGGTGTGGTCGCGCTGGTCGCTCTCCTCGTCCTGACGGGACAGTCAGCGGCTGTCCCCCCGCCTCCGCCCAACCCCAGCGACAGCGAGATCAGCGAGGGCCGCGAGGCCGCTGACGCCGCCGCGGCGCGCGTCGGCGAGCTGAACAGCAAGCTGAGCGAGGCCGAGTCCCGCCTGCAGGCGCTGGACAGCGAGGTCGCCTACAAGATGGAGCTGGCGAACAAGGCGCGGGTCGACCTGGACATCGCCCGCACCGCCGCCGACACCGCCCGCGCCGAGGCCGACTCGGCCCGCGCCCAGTCGGACGCGTCGTTCGAGGCGGTGGAGCGCTCCCGCCGGGCGCTGGACGAGTTCGCCGCGGCCAGCTACGAGCACGGCAGCGCGCTCGGCTCGGTCACCGCCTACTTCGGCGCGACCAGCCCGGAGGACCTGCTGGCGCGCGCCCAGCTGCTCGAAGCGGTCGGCGGGTTCGGGTTGGACACGCTGGACGACCTGCACGAGGCGCAGGACGAGGCGGCGAACAAGGACTCCGCGGCGCGGGCGGCGCGCGGTGAGGCGGAGAAGAAGGAGAAGGCCGCCGACGACGCGCAGCGCGCCGCCGAGGGCGTGATGGCGGCGGCGGTGCAGGCGCAGCGGGCGCAGCGCGAGCAGGCGGGCGCGATCGAGCAGGAGCGCGGGCGGGTGCAGGGGGAGCTGGAGCAGGCGCTCGGGTCCGTGGAGGGGTTGGAGTCGCAGCGGGAGCGGTACGGGCGCTGGTTGGAGGACAAGCGGCGCGAGGACGCTGCCGCGGCGGCGTTCCGGCCGCCCGCGGTGATCGCGCCGCCGGTGGGCGGGGGTAGCGGCGGGCCGGTCGGGGAGGGCGTGGAGGCGGTGATCGCCCGTGCCATGACCCAGATCGGGGTGCGGTACTCGTGGGGCGGGGGGAACTACACCGGGCCCACGGTGGGGGTGCGGGACGGGGGTGAGGGCGACGTCCACGGGGACTACTACACGGTGGGGTTCGACTGCTCCGGGTTGATGATGTACGCGTTCGCGGGGGTGGGGATCTACCTGCCGCACTACTCGGGGTACCAGTACACGTCGGGGGACCGGGTGCCGCTGGAGCAGGCGCGGCGCGGGGACATGCTGTTCTGGGGGCCGGGCGGGGGGACGCACGTGGCGCTGTACCTGGGGGACGGGATGATGTTGGAGGCGCCTTACTCGGGGTCGGCGGTGAAGGTGTCGCCGGTGCGGTACAGCGGGATCGTGCCTTACGTGACTCGGCTGCTCTGAGGTCGGGGCTTCGGGGGTTCTCCGGTTTTTCGGGGTTTTCGGGTGTGCGGGGCCGTGCCGGGATTGTGGCGCGGTCCCGTTTTTTGTGGTTGGTGGTGAACCTCCGGGGGGCGTTCGGCGACTTAACCGGGCGGAGGAGGTCACATGGACGACGACGAGCTGCTCGTCATCCGCTGCAAGCTCGGTGAGCGGGAGGCCTGCGCCGAACTGGTGCGGGCCTGGCACCCGGTCGTGGAGCGGTATGTCGCGCGGATGCTGGGGCGCGGGGATGACGACGCGGTGCAGGAGGTCTGGATCGGGGTGTTCACCGGGTTGCCGAGGTTGCGCGACACGGGGCGGTTCAGGGCTTGGTTGTACACGATCGCCCGGCGGGCTGTGGTGAACCGGTTGCGGGGGGTTTACCGCCAGTCGCGGGTTGAGCCGGTGGGGGCGGGTGGTTCGGGTGATGCGGGTCTTTCGGGTGGCCTGGGTGTTCCGGGTGGTTCGGGCGAACGGCCCGTCGATCCGGTGGCCGATCTGGTGCTGGACCGCGAGGCGGTCGCGGCGGGGCTGGCCGACCTGCCGCCGCTGGAACGCGAGGTGATCGTGCTGTTCCACCTGGAGGATTTGGCGCTGGAGACCTGCGCGCAGGTGTGCGGGGTGCCGGTGGGAACCGTCAAGTCCCGGCTCAACCGGGCACGCGGCCTGCTGCGGGCCGCGCTGGAGCGGAAGGGGTATCCGGCGTGAACCCGGATGAGGTTGTGGGCGGGTTGCGGCCTGTTCTGTCCTTGCGGCGGCGGGTTGGGTACGTGCTGGTGGGGCTTGGGGGGGTGGTGGGGGCTTGCCTGATCGGGGTGCTGTGGGCCACCGAGCCGGGGTTGCCCGCGCGGACCGCGGTGTCGTTCGGGGTGCTGGTCGCGATCGGGATCGGGTGGGCGGGGTTCGCGTTGTGGGCGTTGACCCGGAGGGCGCCGTTGTACGCGCGGGACCGGGTGGTGGCGGCTTGGTTGGGGGGTGGGGCTTGGGCGGTGTTCGCGGTGGGGGCGCTGGTGATCGTTCGGGGGGCGCCTGGGGGGTGGCTCCTCGGGGTGATCGCGGGGATGGGGGTGGTGGCTGCGGTGAACGGGTGGTTCGCGGGGCGTGAGCGGGGGCGGTTGTTGCGGCGGGCTCGGGAGTTGCGGGGGGTTCGGGAGTTGCGGGGGTGAGGGGTGGGTGGGGGTGAGGTGGGGCGGTGGGGGTGCTGAAGGGGCGTGTTGCTCGCCGGGGGTGTCCTGGGGCGGCGGTGGCTAGGCGGTTGAACGGTCCGTTCAACCGGGGATGAGGGAATGAATGGTCCGTTCAACCGGAGGCGAGAGGGGTGAACGGACCGTTCAACCGGGATTGAGGGGGCGAGTGGCCCGTTCACCTGGGGAAGAGTCGGTGAACGGCCCATCCGCCTGGAGATGGGACGATGAACGGTCCGTTCAACCGGAATCGTGCGGTTGAACGGACCGTTCAACCGGAGATGGGACGATGAACGGTCCGTTCAACCGGAGGCGAGGGGTTGAACGCGCCGTTCAACCAGAGGTGTGGAGTTGAACGGACCGTTCAACCGGTGATGAACGCGCCGTTCACCGCTCCGCTGGCGGCAGGCTGTTGGCTTGAGAGGCGAATGGGTGGTTCGTCTTGTGGTTGAACGGTCCGTTCAACAGATGGTGAGCGCCGAGCGTCCCTTCGTCTGCTGCCGAGCGTCCCTTCGTCTGCTGGTGAGCGGACCGTTCGTCTGTTGGTGAACGGACCGTTCGACTGCTGGTGAGTGGTCCGTTCAATCGTTGGTGGACGTCTTGTTCGCTGGGGTGTCCCGAGCGCAGGCCGTGTTTTGCCGGGTGAACGGACCGTTCAACCGAAGGCCGAGGCTTTTGGCTGGGATGAACGGGCCGTTCGCTGCTTTGCCTTGTGGGCGGGGCATGTGCTGCCGGGTGAACGGTCCGTTCAACCAAGGGTGAACGGACCGTTCACCTGGGGATGAGTGTCCGGTCAACCTGGGGGTTCGCGGGTCGTTCACCGGGTTTGTGGATCTAGGGGGATTGGGGGCCATGGGGTGGCCTGGGTGCGTGTGCCGGTGCGTGTGCCGGTGCGGAAGGTGTGGTGCGGAAGGCTCGGGTGCGGAGGTGGGGTTAGGACTGGTCGGCCAGGTCTTGAGGGGTGTCCACGTCCTTGGACTCGGCCTCGGTCGCCGGGAGTCTGGTCTCCACCAGTTCCGCCAGCACCGCGCGCATCGGCGCGTTCCTCGGATCCTGCGGTAGGGCCGCTCGGAGCTCCTCCGTTCGCCACACGCCGGTCAGCCACTGCGTTCGGCCCGTCGCGTCGACCAGGACCGCGTTCGCGTTCGTGGTGAGCAGGCGGGTCACGGTTGATGCCGTCACGCCCGGTTGGTCCACCGCCAGGACCACCACGCGTGGGTGTTCCACCAGGGCCACGCCTGCCGCCAGGCCGGCCAGGGGGCCGCCGCCCGGTGGGGTTTCCCTGGTCCACTGGACGTCGGGTTCGTTCTTCGGGGCGCCTACGACGATCACCTGGGCGGCGCCTGAGACCGCGTCCAGGGCGTGTTTGAGCAGGGTTCGGCCTCGGACCACCAGGTCCGACTTGTCCACGCCGCCCAGCCTGCTTCCGCGACCGCCGCTCAGCACGACGGCCGACCACGCTTCAGCTGATCGTTCCGCCACGTCTGGCCAGCTCCCGCCTGTTCCTAGCGCGAATCGGGCAAAACCGGGCACAAGCCGGGCAACCCCCCGCGCCACGCCAACAGGCTAGCGCCGTCGCAGCAGGAAACCGTGCTCCCGCAGTTCCTCCAACCCGAACTTCTCCACCATCCGGTGCCCCGGCTGGACCTCGTCCACCCAGTGCTCGATGTCGAACCACTCCCCGTAGTACCCGGCCACCTCCTCCGGCCCCACCGAGAACGGCGGGGAGTCCAGGCTCGGGCGGTACTCCAGGGTGTTCAGGAAGTACCGCGTCCCCGGTGTCGCCAGCTCCAGGATCTTCGCCACGTACCTCCCCCGCATCGCCTCCGGGAACGCGATCAGCGCCGCGCGGTCGTACACCACGTCCACCCTCCCCAGATCCCCCCTCCCCAGGTCGAACAGGCTCTGGTTCCGGATCGTCAGGTTCCCCGCGGTGAACACGCCCTCGTCCACCTCCGTCGGCGACAGGCCGTTCTCCGCGAAGAACTCCTCCACCGCCCGCCCGACCAGCTCCACGCCGACCACCCGTTCCGCCCGTTCGGCGAAGAACAGCAGGTCGACCGACTTCCCGCACAGCGGCACCAGCACCACCCGCCCCTCCAGGGGGACGCGCTCGGCCAGCAGTTCGGCGTGCGGGTGCACCCGCCTGAGGTGGAAACTCGTCCGGGAGCCGCCCTCGGCCCACGAGTCCACCCAGAACTCCTCTTCCACAACCTGCGACGATAAGCCCGACCGCGCCCCGCGCCTGTTACCCGATCGGGCGGTGTCCCGAACGGGGGCGCTGGTCGGCAGGGGGGTCTTCACAAGGTCCACACCGGCCTGGGGCGACACTGGGACGCGTCGCACAACCCCGTCTAGGAGGACCCTTGTCCGAGCCCGCCGCCGAGGCGCACACCACGCCGGCTCGTGACGCCCAGCTGCTCGAACGCACCGTGTTCGAGGTCAAGCGGGTGATCGTCGGCCAGGACCGGCTGGTCGAGCGGATGCTCGTCGGCCTGCTCGCGAAGGGCCACCTGCTCCTGGAGGGCGTGCCCGGCGTCGCCAAGACCCTGGCCGTGGAGACCTTCGCGACCGTGGTGGGCGGCAGCTTCTCGCGCGTGCAGTTCACGCCGGACCTCGTGCCCGCCGACATCCTCGGCACCCGCATCTACCGGCAGGCCAGCGAGAGCTTCGACGTGGAGCTCGGCCCGGTCGTCGCGAACTTCGTCCTCGCCGACGAGATCAACCGCGCGCCCGCCAAGGTCCAGTCCGCGATGCTGGAGGTCATGGCCGAGCGGCACGTGTCCATCGGCGGCAAGACCTTCCCCATGCCCACCCCGTTCCTGGTCCTGGCCACCCAGAACCCCATCGAGAACGAGGGCGTCTACCCGCTCCCCGAGGCGCAGCGCGACCGGTTCCTGTTCAAGATCCAGGTCGAGTACCCCACGGCCGAGGAGGAGCGGGAGATCGTCTACCGGATGGGCGTCGAGGCCCCCGTGCCGCAGCAGGTCCTCAGCCCCGAGGAGCTGGTGCGGCTGCAGGGCGTGGCCTCGCGGGTGTTCGTGCACCACGCGCTCGTCGACTACGTGGTGCGGCTGGTCATCGCGACCCGCGCGCCCAAGGAGCACCAGCTGGGCGACGTCGCGGGCTGGGTCGCGTACGGCGCCTCGCCGCGCGCCAGCCTCGGCATCATCGCCGCCTCGCGCGCGCTGGCCCTGGTGCGCGGGCGCGACTACGTGCTGCCCCAGGACGTGGTGGACGTGGTGCCGGACGTGCTGCGGCACCGGCTCGTGCTGTCCTACGACGCGCTCGCCGACGGCGTCCCGCTCGACCACATCATCACCCGCGTCCTGCAGACCGTGCCGCTGCCGCAGGTGTCGGCCCGGCCCCAGGCAGGCGGCGCGCCGCAGCCCGTGGGCAGGCCGTGACCCCAGCAGACAACACCAACACCACCACCGCGGGATCGGGCGCGCAGGGGCCGGGAACGCCGGGGACGCGGGCGGCGGGGGCGCAGAACCCCAGCGGCCTGAACCCCAGCGGCCTGAACCCCGACGCGGAACCGGAGGGCGTGGCTGACCGGCCCCGCTGGGCCCCGCCCGCGCTGCACGGCGGTCGCATGGAGGCCGCCCTGCGCACCCTGGAGCTGGAGGTCAACCGGCGGCTCGACGGGCTGCTGCAGGGCAACCACCTCGGGCTCGTCCCCGGTCCCGGCTCCGAGCCCGGCGAGGCCCGGCCGTACCAGCCCGGCGACGACGTGCGCCGGATGGACTGGGCGGTCACCGCGCGCACCACCGTCCCGCACATCCGCGAGACCGTCGCCGACCGCGAGCTGGAGACGTGGGTCGCCGTCGACCTCTCGCCCAGCCTGGACTTCGGCACCGCGGCGTGCGAGAAGCGCGACCTGGTCGTCGCGGGCGTCGCGGCTGCCGCCCACCTCACCAGGGGCGGCGGCAACCGGATCGGCGCGCTGGTGTCCACCGGCGAGCAGGTCGTGCGCGTCCCCGCGCGCGGTGGCCTCGCGCACGCCCGAGGGCTGGTGCGCAAGGTCGCCGAGACGCCCAGGGCGCCCGAGGGCACCAGGGGCGACCTGGCGCAGCTCGTGGAGCAGCTCCGCCGACCGCCGCGCAGGCGCGGGCTGGTCGTGGTGATCTCCGACTTCCTGGGCGAGCTGGAGTGGCAGCGCCCGCTCCGCGCCCTGTCCGCGCGGCACGACCTCCTGGCGATCGAGGTCGTCGACCCGCGCGACGTCGACCTGCCCGACGTGGGCACCGTCGTGCTCTCCGACCCGGAGACCGGCAGGCAGCGCGAGGTGGTCGCCTCGCCGCTGCTGCGCCGCGAGTTCGCCGCCGCCGCCGCCGAGCACCGCGCCGAGGTCGCGGCCGGGCTGCGGCGCGCGGGGGCCGGACACCTGGTGCTGCGCACCGACTCGGACTGGATCGCCGACACCGTGCGCTTCGTGGTCGCCCGCAAGCGCCGCTGGTCGGGAGGGGTGGCCTGATGAGCCTGTCGGGATTCGCCTCGGCGTGGTGGTTCCTGCTGCTGCTGGTCGTCGCAGGCCTCGCGGCGCTGTACGTGGTGCTCCAGCGGGTGCTGCGCAAGCGGTCGCTGCGGTTCGCGAACCTGGCGCTGCTGGAGCGCGTCGCGCCCAAGCGGCAGGGCTGGTACCGGCACGTGCCCGCCGCGTTCCTGATGGTGGCGTTCATCCTGCTCACGGTCGCGCTCGCCGGGCCGACGGCGGAGCAGAAGGTGCCGCGCAACCGGGCCACCGTGATGCTGGTGATCGACGTGTCGCTGTCCATGAAGGCCACCGACGTGCAGCCCACCCGGCTGGAGGCGGCGCAGGTCGCGGCCAAGTCGTTCGCGGAGGGGCTCACGCCGGGCATCAACCTCGGGCTGATCTCGTTCGCGGGCTCGGCGACGGTGCTGGTCGCGCCCACCACGGACCGCTCGGCGGTGTCGCAGGGCATCGACGGGCTCAAGCTCGCCCAGTCCACCGCCACCGGTGACGCGATCGTCGCGGCGCTGTCCGCCATCGACTCGTTCGGCAAGGTCGTGGGCGGCGCGGACGGGCCGCCGCCTGCGCGCGTGGTGCTGATGACGGACGGCAAGGAGACCGTGGGCACGCGCAAGGCCACGGACGCGGCGGGGGATGCGAAGGAGGCGGGCATCCCGATCTCCACGATCTCCTTCGGCACCGAGCGCGGCAGCGTCGACATCAACGGCAAGGCGCAGGAGGTGCCGGTCGACGACGAGTCCATGAAGGAGATCGCGAAGATCTCCGGCGGCGAGTTCTTCAAGGCGGCCTCCGCCGAGGAGCTGCGGCGGGTGTACGACACGCTCGGCGAGCAGATCGGCTACGAGAAGAAGCAGGCCGACGCCAGCAGGCCGTGGCTCGTCGCGGGCACGCTGGTCGCGATGCTCGCCGTGGCCGGGTCCCTCCTCCTCGGGCAACGCCTTCCTTGACGACCGCGCGTGCGTGGCAGGAGGTGGCCGACTGGTCGGCCACCCTGCTGCGCAGGCAGACCGGGACCGGGGTCGTGGAGTGGAACCGGCGGGTCCTGGGGTGCGGTGAGGGCACCGAGGTCGGGGTTCGGCGGTGGCTGCGGGAGCGCGGGGTGCTCGGGTACCCGCAGCTGCTGCTGGTGATGGAGCGGTTCGGGCGGCCGGAACCGCTGGGCGGGGTCGCGTCGGGGGTGCTGGCGGCGCAGTACTCGGGGCGGCCCGAGCTGCGGCCGGTGCTGGAGCGGCTGGTCGCGGAGAGCGGGACGTTCGGGGCGCAGCACGTGCAGGTCCGGCGCACGCACGTGGCCCTGGTGACGCCCCGGCGGACCTACGCGGTGCTGCGGCCGGTGGGGCGGGACCGGGTGGACCTCGGGTTGAGGCTGGTCGGGCAGGAGCCGGTGGGGCGGCTGGCGGCCGTCGCGGTGTCCGGGAACGCGTCGTTGACCGTGCGGATCGTGGTGACCAGCGCGGACGAGGTCGACGGGGAGACCGTGGACTGGTTGCGGCGGGCTTATTCGGAGAACTGCTAGAGCCGCGCGTGGGGCTGGTCAGCCGTGCAGGTCGCGGTACGCGCTCGCCGCGCCGGGGTGCAGGGGGACGCCGGTGGTGGTGATCAGGCTGCGCACGTCCAGGAACTGCGCGCCCAGCGCTTGGTCGGGCACCAGTGACGCGGCCCGGCCCACGAGGGTGCGCGCGGTCGCGCCGGCGGTGGCGTCCGGCAGGTCGGGGCGGCACACCAGGAGGTTCGCCACGCCGATCGTGCGCACCTCGGCCGCCGCGCCGTAGACGCCCGCCGGGACGGTGACCTGCTCGTAGTGGTCGCCGCCGCCGCCGCCGTCGCCGTCGCCGAGCGCGCGCAGCGCGGGGAGGGCGTCGGCCAGGGGGAGCAGGCGGACGCCGCCCAGGTCGGTCAGGGCCGGGGTGGGGACGCCGCCCGACCACAGCAGGGCGTCGATCCGGCCCGCCGCCAGCTCGCGTGCGGCGGTGCGGAACGGGAGGTGGTCCACGCGGGTGTCGCGGTGCAGGTCGAGGGCGGTGAACAGGCGGTCGCCCGCGAGCGCCGCGCCCGAGCCCGCCGCGCCCAGTGACACCCGCAGGCCGCGCAGGTCGCCCGCGGTGCGGGCCGGGGAGCCTGCGGGGACGACCAGTTGCAGGTAGTTCTCGTAGACCCGGCCCAGCGCGCGCAGGTCCTGGGCCTCCTGGGCCTCCCGCGCCTCCTGGGCGGCGTCGGCCAGGGTCAGGGCCAGGTCGGCCTGGCGGGCGGCCAGCAGGCGGAGGTTGTCGCGGCTGCCCTCGGTGGGGCGCGGGGTCGCGGGGAACGGGAGCTGGGCGGCCAGGAGGGTGGCGAAGTCCAGGTAGAAGCCGCCCTCCTCGCCCGCGGCGACCACGATCGGGGCGGGCGGTGCGCTCGGGGCGCAGGTGACCAGCAGCGGGGTCACCGCGCAGGCCAGCAGGGCGGTGCGGCGGGTGGTCACAGCGGCGGCTCCAGGGGCAGCT encodes:
- a CDS encoding DUF58 domain-containing protein, with amino-acid sequence MEAALRTLELEVNRRLDGLLQGNHLGLVPGPGSEPGEARPYQPGDDVRRMDWAVTARTTVPHIRETVADRELETWVAVDLSPSLDFGTAACEKRDLVVAGVAAAAHLTRGGGNRIGALVSTGEQVVRVPARGGLAHARGLVRKVAETPRAPEGTRGDLAQLVEQLRRPPRRRGLVVVISDFLGELEWQRPLRALSARHDLLAIEVVDPRDVDLPDVGTVVLSDPETGRQREVVASPLLRREFAAAAAEHRAEVAAGLRRAGAGHLVLRTDSDWIADTVRFVVARKRRWSGGVA
- a CDS encoding DUF5655 domain-containing protein, yielding MTTARAWQEVADWSATLLRRQTGTGVVEWNRRVLGCGEGTEVGVRRWLRERGVLGYPQLLLVMERFGRPEPLGGVASGVLAAQYSGRPELRPVLERLVAESGTFGAQHVQVRRTHVALVTPRRTYAVLRPVGRDRVDLGLRLVGQEPVGRLAAVAVSGNASLTVRIVVTSADEVDGETVDWLRRAYSENC
- a CDS encoding AAA family ATPase; translated protein: MSEPAAEAHTTPARDAQLLERTVFEVKRVIVGQDRLVERMLVGLLAKGHLLLEGVPGVAKTLAVETFATVVGGSFSRVQFTPDLVPADILGTRIYRQASESFDVELGPVVANFVLADEINRAPAKVQSAMLEVMAERHVSIGGKTFPMPTPFLVLATQNPIENEGVYPLPEAQRDRFLFKIQVEYPTAEEEREIVYRMGVEAPVPQQVLSPEELVRLQGVASRVFVHHALVDYVVRLVIATRAPKEHQLGDVAGWVAYGASPRASLGIIAASRALALVRGRDYVLPQDVVDVVPDVLRHRLVLSYDALADGVPLDHIITRVLQTVPLPQVSARPQAGGAPQPVGRP
- a CDS encoding TAXI family TRAP transporter solute-binding subunit, producing the protein MTTRRTALLACAVTPLLVTCAPSAPPAPIVVAAGEEGGFYLDFATLLAAQLPFPATPRPTEGSRDNLRLLAARQADLALTLADAAQEAREAQEAQDLRALGRVYENYLQLVVPAGSPARTAGDLRGLRVSLGAAGSGAALAGDRLFTALDLHRDTRVDHLPFRTAARELAAGRIDALLWSGGVPTPALTDLGGVRLLPLADALPALRALGDGDGGGGGDHYEQVTVPAGVYGAAAEVRTIGVANLLVCRPDLPDATAGATARTLVGRAASLVPDQALGAQFLDVRSLITTTGVPLHPGAASAYRDLHG
- a CDS encoding VWA domain-containing protein, which codes for MSLSGFASAWWFLLLLVVAGLAALYVVLQRVLRKRSLRFANLALLERVAPKRQGWYRHVPAAFLMVAFILLTVALAGPTAEQKVPRNRATVMLVIDVSLSMKATDVQPTRLEAAQVAAKSFAEGLTPGINLGLISFAGSATVLVAPTTDRSAVSQGIDGLKLAQSTATGDAIVAALSAIDSFGKVVGGADGPPPARVVLMTDGKETVGTRKATDAAGDAKEAGIPISTISFGTERGSVDINGKAQEVPVDDESMKEIAKISGGEFFKAASAEELRRVYDTLGEQIGYEKKQADASRPWLVAGTLVAMLAVAGSLLLGQRLP